Proteins found in one Magnolia sinica isolate HGM2019 chromosome 5, MsV1, whole genome shotgun sequence genomic segment:
- the LOC131246024 gene encoding adenine DNA glycosylase: protein MPASSFHLHCLAGKSPTSNLNFPTLFELPTVPSSMDGNGKKQCEVKKKKRMREAAKMVCKSSADIEDFAPEEVAKIRDSLLCWYYENQRILPWRINHDEEKVGGAEEREARAYAVWVSEVMLQQTRVPTVINYYNRWMEKWPTVSDLAKASQEEVNEMWAGLGYYRRARFLLEGAKSIVGGEFPTTVSALRKVRGVGDYTAGAIASIAFKEAVPVVDGNVIRVIARLKAISSNPKESETIKSFWKLAGQLVDPSRPGDFNQALMELGSTICTPTSPGCSRCPISDQCHAVSVSRNCESIRVTDYPFKVAKAKQRKDFAAVCVVQITTDQDPKLYKKTNKSDVFLLVKRPDEGLLAGLWEFPSVLLDGEEVDVSARRQAMDQYLKKSFKLDIEDNSSVILREDVGEYVHVFSHIRLQMYVELLVLCLKGGVSVLNCEEDQNSAAWKCVDGESIEAMGLTSGVRKVYNMIKDFKKDKQPLNLKRARRK, encoded by the exons ATGCCCGCATCCTCCTTCCATCTCCACTGCTTGGCGGGAAAGAGCCCCACCTCAAATTTGAATTTTCCCACGCTTTTCGAACTCCCAACGGTCCCATCCTCCATGGATGGAAACGGAAAGAAGCAGTGCGAGGTGAAGAAAAAGAAACGGATGAGAGAAGCGGCGAAGATGGTCTGTAAAAGCAGCGCAGATATCGAAGATTTCGCTCCGGAGGAAGTCGCGAAGATCAGGGATTCTCTGCTGTGCTGGTACTATGAAAACCAGAGGATATTGCCTTGGAGAATCAACCATGATGAAGAAAAGGTGGGGGGAGCGGAAGAGAGAGAGGCGCGTGCTTATGCAGTCTGGGTCTCAGAAGTGATGCTGCAGCAGACGAGGGTTCCGACCGTTATAAATTATTATAACCGTTGGATGGAGAAATGGCCCACTGTTTCTGATCTTGCTAAAGCTTCTCAAGAG GAGGTTAATGAGATGTGGGCGGGCTTGGGCTATTACAGGCGTGCTCGCTTTTTGTTAGAG GGGGCTAAATCAATTGTAGGAGGCGAATTTCCAACAACAGTTTCTGCCCTTCGGAAGGTTCGAGGCGTAGGAGATTACACAGCAGGGGCTATTGCCTCGATAGCTTTCAAGGAG GCAGTACCTGTGGTCGATGGAAATGTGATTAGGGTGATTGCGAGACTAAAGGCTATTTCGTCAAATCCAAAAGAGTCTGAGACCATCAAGAGCTTTTG GAAGCTAGCAGGGCAGCTAGTTGATCCTTCTAGACCTGGAGATTTCAACCAAGCTCTGATGGAACTTGGGTCTACCATATGCACTCCAACCAGCCCAGGCTGTTCTAGATGCCCCATTTCTGATCAATGTCATGCCGTTTCTGTCTCCAGAAACTGTGAATCAATACGGGTGACGGATTATCCATTTAAGGTGGCAAAGGCCAAACAACGGAAGGACTTTGCTGCAGTTTGCGTTGTTCAAATAACGACAGACCAGGATCCAAAGCTTTATAAGAAAACCAACAAAAGTGATGTTTTCCTTCTCGTAAAAAGGCCAGATGAAGGACTGCTCGCTGGCCTCTGGGAGTTCCCTTCTGTACTGTTGGACGGAGAAGAAGTTGACGTGAGTGCAAGGAGACAAGCAATGGATCAATATTTAAAGAAGTCATTTAAGCTTGATATAGAGGATAACAGCAGTGTAATTTTGAGGGAAGATGTTGGAGAATATGTTCATGTGTTCTCTCACATTCGGCTACAGATGTATGTGGAGTTGTTGGTTTTATGTCTGAAAG GTGGTGTGAGTGTCTTGAATTGTGAAGAGGACCAGAACTCAGCGGCATGGAAGTGTGTTGATGGCGAGTCCATCGAAGCCATGGGATTGACATCTGGAGTAAGAAAG GTTTACAATATGATCAAGGATTTTAAGAAGGACAAACAGCCACTAAATCTCAAACGAGCAAGAAGGAAATAG